The following coding sequences lie in one Rhizobium rhododendri genomic window:
- a CDS encoding endonuclease/exonuclease/phosphatase family protein, with amino-acid sequence MRDTIYCVISVVTTCILGILAARYVTHLWILAFFESLQTHIGIACIVGALLALAVRRHWYAIAMLVVAIAITGHSIVLLQARAETPAPADAQPSYRLLSFNIDGDNFANSEKIADLVLNSKADVVEMFEAPPMLSQMTRLAAIYPYRIGCGVMEDNCDSLLMSKRPFLSQSIGSLSGLWRNRFILATIDIDGQKIAFASAHLSKPYFDDFHADELAALSDDLNAVGEPLLLAGDFNAAVVEPDMQAFLRRSNLDHVFPEPATWPIETGALGIAIDHVFARPPLQLKSVRRIEDAMGSNHYGLITDFTIAR; translated from the coding sequence ATGAGAGATACCATCTACTGCGTGATATCGGTGGTGACCACCTGCATTCTCGGCATCCTGGCGGCCCGTTATGTCACGCACCTGTGGATCCTCGCCTTCTTCGAGAGCCTGCAGACCCACATCGGCATCGCCTGCATTGTCGGAGCGCTGCTGGCGCTTGCCGTGCGTCGCCACTGGTACGCCATCGCCATGCTGGTCGTGGCGATCGCCATCACCGGTCATTCGATCGTCCTGCTTCAGGCCCGCGCAGAAACGCCGGCTCCCGCTGACGCGCAGCCATCCTACCGGCTGCTGTCTTTCAACATCGACGGCGACAATTTCGCCAATTCGGAAAAAATTGCCGATCTCGTTCTCAACTCCAAGGCCGATGTCGTGGAAATGTTCGAGGCGCCGCCGATGCTGTCGCAGATGACGCGACTGGCTGCCATCTATCCATACCGCATCGGCTGCGGCGTGATGGAGGACAATTGCGACAGCCTGTTGATGTCCAAACGCCCGTTCCTCTCGCAGTCGATTGGTAGCCTCAGCGGGTTGTGGAGAAACCGGTTCATTCTGGCGACCATCGACATCGATGGCCAGAAGATCGCCTTCGCCTCCGCCCATCTGAGCAAACCCTATTTCGACGACTTCCATGCCGACGAACTGGCTGCCCTGTCCGACGACTTGAACGCGGTCGGCGAACCGCTGCTGCTCGCCGGCGATTTCAATGCGGCCGTGGTCGAACCAGACATGCAGGCGTTTCTCCGCCGCAGCAATCTGGACCACGTTTTCCCGGAGCCCGCGACCTGGCCGATCGAGACCGGCGCCTTAGGTATCGCCATCGATCACGTGTTTGCGAGGCCGCCGCTGCAGCTGAAATCCGTGCGTCGGATCGAGGATGCCATGGGGTCAAACCACTACGGGCTCATCACCGACTTCACCATCGCCCGTTAG
- a CDS encoding tRNA (cytidine(34)-2'-O)-methyltransferase — translation MTALHIALYQPDIAGNTGTILRLAACLDLAVDIIEPAGFDISDRNLKRAGMDYLAAVSLTRHISWTHFEAWRRGTGRRLILASTKAADRYTDFVFHSDDILLFGRESAGVPDAVHEGADGRILIPMVEGQRSINVAMSAAMIAGEALRQTRWA, via the coding sequence ATGACCGCCCTGCACATCGCCCTCTACCAGCCGGATATCGCCGGCAACACCGGCACGATCCTACGGCTTGCCGCCTGTCTCGATCTTGCCGTCGACATCATAGAGCCCGCCGGCTTCGACATCTCCGACCGCAACCTCAAGCGCGCCGGCATGGACTATCTCGCCGCGGTCTCCCTGACCCGTCATATCAGCTGGACGCATTTCGAAGCCTGGCGACGCGGCACCGGGCGCCGCCTGATCCTTGCCTCGACGAAGGCCGCGGACCGCTACACCGATTTCGTCTTCCACTCCGACGACATCCTGCTGTTCGGTCGGGAAAGCGCCGGCGTTCCGGATGCGGTCCACGAGGGAGCCGATGGTCGCATCCTCATCCCGATGGTAGAGGGCCAGCGGTCCATCAATGTTGCGATGTCGGCGGCAATGATCGCGGGCGAGGCGTTGCGCCAGACACGCTGGGCCTGA
- a CDS encoding cytochrome b has translation MSGQSTYEPSTGLEKWIDSRLPLPRLVYDSFVAYPVPRNLNYAYTFGAMLAVMLVLQILTGVVLAMHYAAETTVAFNSVEKIMRDVNHGWLLRYMHANGASFFFVAVYLHIARGLYYGSYKAPREVLWILGVIIYLLMMAAGFMGYVLPWGQMSFWGATVITGFFSALPYVGEWVQQFLLGGFAVDNPTLNRFFSLHYLLPFMIAGVVVLHIWALHVAGQTNPTGVEIKTKTDTVRFTPYATMKDALGVSVFLLVYAYFVFYLPNYLGHADNYIPADPLKTPAHIVPEWYFLPFYAMLRSITFNIGPIDSKLAGVLTMFGAILVLFFVPWLDTSKVRSAVYRPWYKVCFWLFVANAIFLGWLGAMPAEGTGLFGLLFHGDLRGNYVAYSQFGTLFYYGFFLVIMPVLGLVETPRRIPNSITEAVLEKQNRKSAPAVVVGA, from the coding sequence ATGAGTGGTCAATCAACCTACGAGCCATCCACCGGACTTGAAAAGTGGATCGACTCGCGGCTTCCTTTGCCGCGTCTGGTCTATGACAGCTTTGTCGCCTATCCGGTGCCGCGCAACCTGAACTATGCCTATACGTTCGGCGCTATGCTGGCTGTCATGCTGGTGCTGCAGATCCTGACAGGCGTGGTTCTGGCGATGCATTACGCCGCCGAGACGACCGTGGCGTTCAATTCCGTCGAAAAGATCATGCGTGACGTCAACCATGGCTGGCTGCTGCGCTACATGCATGCCAACGGTGCCTCGTTCTTCTTTGTCGCTGTCTACCTGCACATCGCTCGAGGGCTGTATTACGGTTCCTACAAGGCACCGCGCGAGGTTCTCTGGATCCTTGGCGTCATCATCTACCTGCTGATGATGGCGGCCGGGTTCATGGGCTATGTGCTTCCCTGGGGCCAGATGTCGTTCTGGGGCGCGACCGTGATCACCGGCTTTTTCTCTGCGCTGCCCTACGTCGGTGAATGGGTCCAACAATTCCTGCTTGGCGGCTTTGCCGTCGACAATCCGACGCTGAACCGCTTCTTCTCGCTGCACTACCTGCTGCCGTTCATGATCGCCGGCGTCGTCGTGCTGCACATCTGGGCGCTGCATGTGGCGGGCCAGACGAACCCGACCGGCGTCGAGATCAAGACCAAGACGGATACGGTGCGCTTCACGCCCTATGCGACGATGAAGGATGCGCTCGGTGTATCCGTGTTCCTGCTGGTCTACGCCTACTTCGTCTTCTACCTGCCGAACTATCTTGGCCACGCCGACAACTACATTCCTGCCGATCCGCTGAAAACGCCGGCGCATATCGTGCCTGAATGGTATTTCCTGCCGTTCTACGCGATGCTGCGCTCGATTACCTTCAACATCGGGCCCATCGACTCGAAGCTGGCCGGCGTGCTCACCATGTTCGGCGCGATCCTGGTGCTGTTTTTCGTGCCGTGGCTCGATACGTCGAAGGTTCGCTCGGCTGTCTACCGTCCCTGGTACAAGGTGTGCTTCTGGCTGTTCGTCGCCAACGCAATCTTCCTCGGTTGGCTCGGAGCTATGCCGGCGGAGGGGACCGGGCTTTTCGGCCTCTTGTTCCATGGCGACCTCAGGGGCAATTACGTCGCCTACTCGCAGTTCGGGACACTCTTCTACTACGGCTTCTTCCTGGTGATCATGCCGGTCCTCGGCCTGGTCGAGACACCGCGACGAATACCGAACTCGATCACCGAGGCGGTACTCGAGAAGCAGAACCGCAAGTCCGCTCCAGCGGTCGTGGTCGGGGCATGA
- a CDS encoding MaoC family dehydratase, protein MADERLAFEDFTVGRSFPLGPMAVASAEIIAFAQEFDPQPMHLDEEAGRASILGGLAASGWHTSSMFMRMMFDSFLCRSLSEGSPGIDLMEWRKPVLAGDTLSGRSTVLQSRPMRSRPGIGIVKFRHEVENQRGEIVSLGENSIMFRIETAARGPA, encoded by the coding sequence ATGGCTGACGAGAGACTTGCATTCGAAGATTTCACCGTCGGCCGCAGCTTTCCGCTCGGCCCGATGGCGGTGGCGTCGGCGGAAATCATCGCATTCGCGCAGGAATTCGATCCGCAGCCGATGCATCTTGACGAGGAAGCCGGCCGCGCCAGCATCCTCGGAGGCCTTGCAGCGTCGGGCTGGCATACCTCGTCGATGTTCATGCGGATGATGTTCGACAGCTTCCTGTGCCGTTCGCTTTCCGAAGGCTCGCCGGGCATCGACCTCATGGAATGGCGCAAGCCGGTCCTCGCCGGCGATACGCTGTCCGGTCGTTCCACGGTGCTCCAGTCCCGTCCCATGCGGTCCCGCCCGGGGATCGGTATCGTCAAATTCCGTCACGAGGTGGAGAACCAACGCGGCGAGATCGTCAGCCTCGGGGAAAACTCCATCATGTTCCGCATCGAGACTGCGGCACGGGGTCCGGCATGA
- a CDS encoding adenine phosphoribosyltransferase, whose product MTTRDNELIRSIRSIPDYPKPGIMFRDITTLLGNPRAFRRAVDELVQICAGMKIDKVAGMEARGFILGGAVAHQLSAGFIPIRKKGKLPHETVSIAYSLEYGLDEMEMHRDAVMPGEQVILIDDLIATGGTAVGATQLLRQMGAEVVAACFVIDLPDLGGRRKLEALDVAVHTLVEFSGH is encoded by the coding sequence ATGACAACCCGTGACAATGAACTTATCCGATCGATCCGCTCCATTCCGGATTATCCTAAGCCCGGCATCATGTTCCGCGATATCACTACGCTGCTCGGCAATCCCCGGGCTTTCCGGCGTGCCGTCGATGAACTTGTGCAGATCTGTGCCGGCATGAAGATCGACAAGGTCGCCGGCATGGAAGCGCGTGGCTTCATTCTCGGCGGCGCTGTGGCTCACCAGCTGTCTGCCGGCTTCATCCCTATCCGCAAGAAGGGCAAGCTGCCCCATGAAACAGTCAGCATCGCCTACAGCCTGGAATACGGCCTCGACGAAATGGAGATGCACCGCGATGCGGTCATGCCCGGCGAACAGGTGATCCTTATCGACGACCTCATCGCCACCGGCGGCACCGCTGTCGGCGCGACGCAGTTGCTGCGGCAGATGGGCGCTGAGGTGGTGGCTGCCTGCTTCGTCATCGACCTGCCGGATCTCGGTGGTCGCCGGAAGCTCGAAGCGCTGGATGTGGCCGTGCACACGCTGGTGGAATTCTCGGGCCACTAG
- a CDS encoding MaoC family dehydratase, with protein MTMAETYAIGLKVDIGTYTFDADRIVAYATRFDPQPFHVDPEAARQSLFGGLCASGWHSCSAWMKTFVAFWNEETARLEGQGLKTPKLGPSPGFKNLQWLRPIFAGDTVRYSVTLLSSRSLASRPGWIINTILCEGGNQDGIPVLRFESSVLEFE; from the coding sequence ATGACCATGGCGGAGACCTATGCCATCGGCCTCAAGGTCGATATCGGCACCTATACCTTCGACGCGGATCGCATCGTCGCCTATGCGACGCGCTTTGACCCTCAGCCTTTCCACGTCGATCCGGAAGCGGCGAGACAATCGCTGTTCGGCGGCCTCTGCGCCTCTGGCTGGCACAGCTGCTCGGCCTGGATGAAGACCTTCGTCGCCTTCTGGAACGAAGAAACCGCCCGCCTCGAAGGCCAAGGGCTGAAAACGCCGAAACTCGGCCCCTCGCCCGGCTTCAAGAACCTGCAATGGCTGCGACCGATCTTTGCCGGCGACACGGTGCGCTATTCGGTGACGCTGTTGTCGAGCCGCAGCCTCGCCTCGCGCCCGGGATGGATCATCAACACCATCCTCTGCGAGGGCGGGAACCAGGACGGCATCCCGGTTCTCCGTTTCGAAAGTAGCGTCCTCGAATTCGAGTGA
- a CDS encoding acyltransferase, which produces MADEILLARPDRNTSIDAMRYVFSFVIVLLHCLPPAQHPPHPAWAALVAIACRVSVPFFLITSGYFPKPLARLDLSVVFKPLKRLLPIYLFWMFAYFVFLQICPIQQWSFGPRDLISGGTAFHLWFLPALGLALVLVSAGTSLIGIRATGALCVVLAAIGVIFSSYHNVLHMPGSPQRGGLFIAPLFVYLGLCAKVGNWRLGRWAVPAICLSYIGLILEEWMIYRVSNAAVFISHDFTIATYLVGLTCFLGVRQIPRSQFVDRLAWSGRISLTVYASHVFFLWLLAPVLGNDEIWRVGILTLLCFGLATLLSLALMRVPGLQRVIV; this is translated from the coding sequence ATGGCCGACGAAATCCTACTCGCCAGGCCAGACCGCAACACCTCCATAGATGCGATGCGCTATGTGTTCTCGTTCGTTATCGTTCTGCTGCATTGCCTGCCTCCGGCGCAGCATCCGCCTCACCCCGCATGGGCAGCACTCGTCGCCATCGCCTGTCGCGTTTCGGTGCCGTTCTTCCTCATCACCAGCGGCTATTTCCCGAAACCCTTGGCGAGGCTCGATCTATCGGTGGTCTTCAAGCCGCTGAAACGCCTGCTGCCGATCTACCTGTTCTGGATGTTCGCCTACTTCGTCTTCCTGCAAATCTGTCCGATCCAGCAATGGTCATTCGGCCCGCGCGACCTGATCTCTGGAGGCACCGCTTTCCACCTCTGGTTTCTGCCGGCACTGGGACTTGCGCTGGTGCTGGTATCGGCGGGGACGAGCCTCATCGGCATCAGGGCCACGGGCGCCCTATGCGTCGTCCTTGCAGCCATTGGCGTGATTTTCAGCAGCTATCACAATGTGCTTCACATGCCAGGCAGTCCTCAACGCGGAGGCCTGTTCATAGCACCGCTGTTCGTCTACCTCGGCCTCTGCGCCAAGGTCGGAAACTGGAGGCTGGGCAGATGGGCGGTCCCGGCGATCTGTCTCTCCTACATTGGCCTCATCCTGGAGGAATGGATGATCTACCGCGTTTCAAATGCAGCCGTTTTCATCAGCCACGACTTCACCATCGCCACCTATCTGGTCGGCCTGACGTGTTTTCTCGGGGTGCGCCAGATACCGCGTTCACAGTTTGTGGATCGGCTCGCGTGGTCTGGCCGGATCAGCCTGACTGTCTACGCAAGCCACGTCTTTTTCCTCTGGCTGCTCGCACCCGTCCTAGGCAACGATGAAATCTGGAGGGTCGGGATCCTGACCCTCCTGTGCTTCGGGCTGGCAACGCTCCTGAGCCTTGCGCTCATGCGCGTTCCGGGCCTGCAGCGCGTCATCGTATGA
- a CDS encoding ABC transporter ATP-binding protein yields the protein MLIRTVVRLFETWLDPFYRNDELRPPQSLYAFIWYYVRQAKGPFLAMAVLGGAVAMLEAALFWFVGHLVDILDTVPKGDGWHGLLSGHGWSLLGMVFVVLVVRFIVVSLGALVEEQVVVPGFLNLVRWQAYVHVARQSLSFFQNDFSGRIVTKVWSAGQSTGDLVVSLLQVVWFIIIYAASTVALVGGLDWRLALIVAVWIGMFCLLARFFVPRIRRHARDAAEASSMLNGRMVDAYANIQTLKLFGREDRNDLYIRDGFDRFQAAVMPFTRLLTGVRSSLALLSGVMITSIAAFAIQLWLSGTITTGGVAFTLSMVLRLNMLFGRMMTQFNSIMRNLGTIQNAAEMISQPIGLVDRPDAKALVVSRPEIRFEKVRFHYGRGSGVIEDFSLVIKPGEKVGIVGRSGAGKTTLVNLLLRFYDLEAGSILIDGQDISGVTQESLRAAIGMVTQDTALLNRSIRDNILFGRPDAGADLLLQATRRAEADTFIADLEDQNGRKGFSAHVGERGVKLSGGQRQRISIARVMLKDAPILVLDEATSALDSEVEAALQSNLLAMMEGKTVLAIAHRLSTIAALDRLVVIEKGRIIEDGSHAELLSRNGLYAELWARQSGGFIAVDAE from the coding sequence ATGTTGATCCGCACCGTCGTCCGCCTTTTCGAGACATGGCTCGATCCGTTCTATCGCAATGACGAACTGCGGCCGCCGCAGTCGCTTTACGCGTTCATCTGGTACTATGTCCGCCAGGCCAAAGGGCCGTTTCTGGCGATGGCAGTGCTCGGTGGTGCCGTGGCGATGCTCGAGGCGGCGCTGTTCTGGTTCGTCGGCCATCTCGTTGACATCCTCGACACGGTTCCCAAAGGCGATGGCTGGCACGGGCTTCTGTCCGGTCACGGCTGGTCGTTGCTGGGCATGGTTTTCGTCGTGCTCGTCGTGCGTTTCATCGTCGTCAGCCTTGGTGCACTGGTCGAGGAGCAGGTGGTCGTGCCGGGCTTTCTGAACCTGGTTCGCTGGCAGGCCTATGTGCATGTCGCCCGCCAATCGCTGAGCTTCTTCCAGAACGACTTTTCCGGGCGGATCGTCACCAAAGTCTGGTCTGCCGGCCAGTCGACCGGCGATCTCGTGGTGTCGTTGCTGCAGGTGGTGTGGTTCATCATCATCTATGCGGCGTCCACGGTAGCCCTTGTCGGCGGGCTCGACTGGAGGCTGGCGCTGATCGTTGCCGTCTGGATCGGCATGTTCTGCCTGCTGGCACGCTTTTTCGTACCGCGCATCCGTCGCCATGCCCGCGATGCCGCCGAGGCCTCGTCGATGCTCAACGGCCGCATGGTCGATGCCTACGCCAATATCCAGACACTCAAGCTCTTCGGCCGCGAGGACCGCAACGATCTCTATATCCGCGACGGCTTCGACCGCTTCCAGGCGGCGGTCATGCCTTTCACGCGGCTGTTGACCGGGGTGCGCTCGTCGCTCGCCTTGCTGTCGGGTGTGATGATCACCAGCATTGCCGCCTTTGCGATCCAGCTTTGGCTCTCCGGGACAATCACGACGGGCGGGGTGGCCTTTACGCTCAGCATGGTGCTGCGCCTCAACATGTTGTTCGGCCGGATGATGACGCAGTTCAACTCGATCATGCGCAATCTGGGGACCATCCAGAACGCCGCGGAGATGATCTCTCAGCCGATCGGGCTGGTCGACCGGCCGGACGCAAAGGCGCTGGTGGTGTCGCGGCCGGAGATTCGCTTCGAGAAGGTCAGGTTTCATTATGGGCGCGGCAGCGGCGTAATCGAAGATTTCTCGCTGGTCATCAAGCCTGGTGAAAAGGTCGGTATCGTCGGCCGCTCCGGTGCCGGCAAGACGACGCTGGTTAACCTGCTGCTGCGTTTTTACGATCTGGAAGCCGGCAGCATCCTGATCGACGGTCAGGATATTTCCGGCGTCACCCAGGAATCGCTGCGCGCGGCTATAGGCATGGTGACGCAGGATACGGCGCTGCTCAACCGCTCCATCCGCGACAACATCCTGTTTGGTCGGCCTGATGCGGGCGCCGACCTGCTGCTTCAGGCTACCAGGCGGGCCGAGGCGGACACATTCATCGCCGATCTCGAGGACCAGAATGGCCGCAAAGGCTTCTCCGCCCATGTCGGTGAGCGTGGGGTCAAGCTGTCCGGCGGCCAGCGTCAGCGCATCTCCATTGCCAGGGTCATGCTCAAGGATGCGCCGATCCTGGTGCTCGACGAGGCGACCTCGGCACTGGATTCCGAAGTGGAGGCAGCCTTGCAGTCCAATCTGCTGGCGATGATGGAGGGCAAGACGGTTCTGGCAATCGCCCATCGGCTGTCGACGATTGCAGCCCTCGACCGCCTCGTTGTCATCGAGAAGGGGCGGATAATCGAGGATGGCAGCCACGCGGAACTGCTCTCGCGCAACGGCCTCTACGCCGAGCTCTGGGCGAGGCAATCGGGAGGCTTCATTGCCGTCGACGCGGAATAG
- the petA gene encoding ubiquinol-cytochrome c reductase iron-sulfur subunit, with the protein MSENDTKSETLGEPTRRDFLYIAAGMAGVVGAVSAVWPFIDQMRPDQSTLALASVEIDVSSLEPGMSLTVKWRGKPVFIRNRTEKEIAEANSAPIGDLKDPVARNANLPPEEPASDVARSAGKGKENWIVMIGSCTHLGCVPLGTSGEYGGWFCPCHGSVYDTAGRIRKGPAPMNLAIPTFAFTSDKVIKIG; encoded by the coding sequence GTGAGCGAGAACGACACGAAGAGCGAGACCTTGGGCGAGCCGACGCGGCGCGATTTTCTATATATAGCAGCCGGCATGGCCGGCGTGGTCGGTGCCGTTTCGGCCGTCTGGCCATTTATCGACCAGATGCGGCCGGATCAATCCACACTGGCGCTTGCTTCCGTCGAAATCGATGTTTCCAGCCTTGAGCCCGGCATGTCGTTGACAGTCAAATGGCGTGGCAAACCGGTCTTCATCCGCAACCGGACAGAAAAAGAAATCGCCGAGGCCAATTCCGCCCCGATCGGCGATCTCAAAGATCCGGTCGCGCGCAACGCCAACCTGCCTCCCGAAGAACCAGCTAGTGACGTCGCCCGCTCGGCCGGCAAGGGCAAGGAGAACTGGATCGTGATGATCGGTTCCTGCACCCATCTCGGCTGTGTGCCGCTCGGCACGTCGGGGGAATATGGCGGGTGGTTCTGTCCCTGCCATGGGTCGGTCTATGACACTGCCGGTCGTATCCGGAAGGGTCCCGCACCCATGAACCTCGCCATACCGACGTTCGCATTTACATCCGACAAAGTGATCAAGATCGGTTGA
- a CDS encoding cytochrome c1, whose product MSKFAAGFLTLALLAGAGTALHAEDTKPPAEATPVYPLKEPREQKWTFAGPFGYYDKAQLQRGLKVYAEVCSACHSMSLVPFRTLSDLGYSEAQIKTFAANYETQDGPNAQGEMYTRKAVPSDHFPSPFPNKEAAEAANHGAAPPDFSLLAKAREVERGFPGFVFDIFTQYQESGPDYIYSLLTGYEEPPAGFQVPPNGHYNPYFHAAAVLAMPKPLSDGQVTYDDGSPQTVDQYARDVSSFLMWAAEPHLEERKHTGFMVMVFLLIFTVLIYLVKRSVYAKTEH is encoded by the coding sequence ATGAGCAAGTTTGCTGCCGGCTTTCTGACGCTGGCACTCCTCGCCGGCGCAGGCACGGCGCTTCATGCCGAGGACACCAAGCCGCCCGCCGAGGCAACACCGGTCTATCCGCTCAAGGAGCCGCGGGAGCAAAAATGGACGTTCGCCGGTCCCTTCGGCTACTACGACAAGGCGCAGCTGCAGCGTGGGCTTAAGGTCTATGCCGAGGTCTGTTCCGCCTGCCATTCGATGAGCCTCGTGCCGTTTCGCACGCTCAGCGATCTCGGCTATTCGGAGGCGCAGATTAAGACCTTCGCCGCCAACTACGAGACGCAGGACGGACCGAACGCGCAAGGGGAGATGTACACCCGGAAGGCTGTTCCATCCGACCATTTCCCGTCGCCTTTTCCCAACAAGGAAGCGGCTGAGGCTGCCAACCACGGTGCCGCACCGCCGGACTTCTCGCTGCTTGCCAAGGCGCGTGAGGTCGAGCGCGGCTTCCCGGGGTTCGTCTTCGATATTTTCACGCAGTATCAGGAGAGCGGGCCGGATTACATATACTCGCTGCTGACAGGCTACGAGGAACCGCCGGCCGGTTTCCAGGTGCCGCCGAACGGGCACTACAATCCGTACTTCCATGCGGCAGCCGTGCTGGCTATGCCGAAGCCGCTGTCGGATGGCCAGGTGACCTATGACGACGGATCGCCCCAGACGGTCGACCAGTACGCCCGCGATGTCTCTTCCTTCCTGATGTGGGCCGCCGAGCCGCATCTGGAGGAGCGCAAGCACACCGGCTTCATGGTCATGGTGTTCCTGCTGATCTTCACCGTCCTGATCTATCTGGTAAAGCGGTCGGTCTACGCCAAGACCGAGCACTAA
- a CDS encoding ABC transporter ATP-binding protein: MFGWFERRLNPFPSEEPSVPPHGLFAFCWHYTKPAAPWLAAMGVLTMLIAIGEVTLFRFLGQIVDWLSHADKATFLQTEGATLFWMAAMVLVGLPVAAVLDSIIMHQVLLGNYPMIARWQMHRFLLRHSMTFFANEFAGRVSTKVMQTSLAVRETVMKLLDVFVYVVTYIITMIVIVGTADWRLLLPLLVWLAIYIGIVSFFVPKLRKIAATQADARSTMTGRVVDSYTNIATVKLFSHAGREESYAKAGMDLFLQTVYGQMRYVSLFQASVYINNCVALFVISAISIWFWLNGAIEVGSIAIAIGLAMRVNGMSQWIMWEVSALFENIGTVYDGMEMMTKKHDIIDRPSAPTLVAQKGAIRFDHIRFHYGKAKGVIEDLTLDIHAGEKIGLVGRSGAGKTTLMNLLLRFYELESGKITIDGQDIAGVTQESLRALIGVVTQDTSLLHRSIRDNIAYGRPDATDAEIIEATKRANAWEFIENLVDLNGRRGLDAQVGERGVKLSGGQRQRVAIARVFLKDAPILILDEATSALDSEVEAAIQENLFALMQGKTVIAIAHRLSTLTEMDRVVVLDKGKLIETGSHADLITRGGIYADLWNRQSGGFLADHSTEAAAE; this comes from the coding sequence ATGTTTGGCTGGTTTGAACGGCGTCTGAACCCATTCCCGAGCGAGGAACCCAGTGTTCCGCCGCACGGGCTGTTTGCTTTCTGTTGGCACTACACAAAGCCTGCAGCCCCCTGGCTTGCCGCCATGGGCGTCCTGACGATGCTGATCGCCATCGGCGAGGTCACGCTTTTCCGGTTTCTTGGCCAGATCGTCGACTGGCTGTCGCATGCCGACAAGGCAACGTTCCTGCAGACGGAAGGCGCCACGCTTTTCTGGATGGCGGCGATGGTGCTCGTAGGCCTGCCGGTCGCAGCCGTGCTGGACTCCATCATCATGCACCAGGTGTTGCTCGGCAACTATCCGATGATCGCCAGGTGGCAGATGCACCGGTTCCTGCTGCGCCACAGCATGACGTTCTTTGCCAACGAATTTGCCGGACGCGTTTCCACCAAAGTGATGCAGACGTCGCTTGCCGTGCGCGAAACGGTGATGAAGCTGCTCGACGTTTTCGTCTATGTCGTCACTTACATCATCACGATGATCGTCATCGTCGGAACAGCGGACTGGCGGCTGCTGCTGCCGCTGCTGGTCTGGCTGGCGATCTACATCGGCATCGTCAGCTTCTTTGTCCCGAAGCTGCGCAAGATCGCCGCGACGCAGGCCGACGCGCGCTCGACCATGACCGGTCGTGTCGTCGACAGCTACACCAATATCGCGACCGTCAAGCTGTTCTCCCATGCCGGCCGCGAGGAGTCCTATGCCAAGGCGGGCATGGATCTGTTCCTGCAGACGGTTTACGGGCAGATGCGCTACGTCAGCCTCTTCCAGGCATCGGTCTACATCAACAACTGCGTGGCACTCTTCGTCATCTCGGCGATTTCCATATGGTTCTGGCTGAACGGCGCCATCGAGGTCGGCTCGATCGCGATCGCCATCGGCCTGGCGATGCGCGTCAACGGCATGTCGCAGTGGATCATGTGGGAAGTCTCGGCGCTGTTCGAGAATATCGGCACGGTCTATGACGGCATGGAGATGATGACCAAGAAGCACGACATCATCGACCGGCCTTCGGCTCCGACGCTGGTGGCGCAGAAGGGCGCAATCCGCTTCGATCATATCCGCTTTCATTACGGCAAGGCGAAGGGTGTGATCGAGGATCTGACGCTGGATATCCATGCCGGCGAGAAGATCGGCCTTGTCGGGCGCTCCGGCGCAGGCAAGACGACGCTGATGAACCTGCTGCTGCGCTTCTACGAACTGGAGTCCGGGAAGATCACCATCGACGGGCAGGATATCGCCGGCGTGACGCAGGAGAGCCTGCGTGCGCTGATCGGCGTGGTGACGCAGGATACGTCGCTGCTGCACCGCTCCATCCGCGATAACATCGCCTACGGTCGCCCGGATGCCACCGACGCTGAGATCATTGAGGCGACCAAGCGTGCCAATGCATGGGAGTTCATCGAGAACCTCGTCGACTTGAACGGCCGCAGGGGTCTCGATGCGCAGGTCGGCGAGCGTGGCGTCAAGCTCTCCGGCGGCCAACGTCAGCGGGTGGCGATTGCCCGGGTGTTCCTCAAGGATGCACCGATCCTGATCCTCGACGAGGCGACCTCGGCACTCGATTCCGAAGTCGAGGCGGCCATCCAGGAGAACCTGTTCGCGCTGATGCAGGGCAAGACGGTCATCGCCATCGCCCACCGGCTGTCGACGCTGACGGAGATGGATCGGGTCGTGGTTCTCGACAAGGGCAAGCTGATCGAGACCGGCAGCCATGCCGACCTGATCACCCGGGGCGGCATCTACGCCGATCTCTGGAACCGCCAGTCCGGCGGCTTCCTCGCCGACCATTCGACGGAAGCGGCTGCGGAATAG